Proteins encoded by one window of Arachis hypogaea cultivar Tifrunner chromosome 1, arahy.Tifrunner.gnm2.J5K5, whole genome shotgun sequence:
- the LOC140181044 gene encoding protein MAIN-LIKE 1-like, which translates to MPFGECTVTLEDVAYQLGLPIDGEPVSGCLSEFENFMENGRPAWVWFCELFGELPPQNKVKQMTVCYTWFHERFRVLPADATDDIVRIYARAYIMMLLSSQLFADKNANRVHLRWLPYVASLEDLGRYSWGSAALAWLYRCLLSWNKQKRCQLGWATAASQVQP; encoded by the coding sequence ATGCCCTTTGGGGAGTGTACGGTCACCTTGGAGGACGTGGCCTATCAGCTGGGTTTACCGATTGATGGTGAGCCTGTGAGTGGGTGCCTTAGTGAGTTTGAGAATTTCATGGAAAACGGAAGACCGGCATGGGTGTGGTTCTGCGAGTTGTTTGGGGAGTTACCTCCGCAGAATAAAGTGAAGCAGATGACAGTGTGCTACACATGGTTCCATGAGCGGTTTCGGGTTTTGCCAGCAGATGCTACTGACGACATAGTGCGTATATACGCGAGAGCCTATATTATGATGCTGTTGTCATCTCAGCTGTTTGCGGATAAGAACGCCAACCGTGTCCACCTTCGCTGGTTGCCTTATGTGGCATCGTTGGAGGACTTGGGTAGATATAGCTGGGGCTCGGCCGCGTTGGCATGGTTGTACAGATGTCTTTTGTCGTGGAACAAACAGAAACGTTGTCAACTTGGCTGGGCCACTGCAGCTTCTCAAGtgcagccttga
- the LOC112800776 gene encoding uncharacterized protein: protein MEVSTPRSMATPISSTKHLSITPGSRVLRSPLSDEEIWKRLKESGFDEESIKQKDKAALVAYIAKLEAEIYDHQHHMGLLIMERRELASKYEQVKTLAESSELMHKHDSAMTKSALTEARQREESLKKTVGVKEACIASLEKALHEMRTECAETKVAAESKIAEAHQLIDEAQKKFTEAEAMMRSAESLQAEANRFTGVAERKLRDVEAREDNLRRQIITFKSDCDEKDKEIILERQSLSERQKVLQQEQERLLQSQTLLNEREDHIFSRSQELDRLQRELEDTKKEFEKEREALHDEKTNLKLMDATLRQREEVLAKRETELNKKEQELVEFQGKLASRECDEIQKAIAGQEAALKTRKHELETELQMHRKLVQNEIETKRRAWELKEVDLKQREDQILEREHDLDVRSRSLRDKEKELEDLSSTLEEKDKSLRAAEKEFELNKTLLQKEKHEIEQTKQDLQKSLASLEDKGRQVDNAKELFEAMKSETGDLSIFEMKLKEEIDLVRSQKLELLAEADKLKAENAKFEAEWELLDEKKDELQKEAEFVAEERKAVSTFIKNERDKLREEKENMRNQYSQDLASLASERERFLNKMALEHSEWFTKMQQERADFLRDIEMQKRELNNLIEKRREEVESYLKEREMAFEEEKNRELQYINVLKEKAVKELEQVSFEMERLQNERAEINLDREQRNREWAELTNCIKELEAQRDKLQKQRELLHADRIEISAHMEELKKLEDLKVVSEDIAVVKLLNSDMESNRQKISARKNLKQMILQQNVDKTRNELVASLVKKSPASPGPILSLLKACTQRFSRTPDKSIMANEGTHLISGTSNGNVSSGQRHVENDNPPGKSSHSQQTGFSFGEPKVIVEVPSRVEDASRASAIESETKDVNGKAALFSGRRKRGSSNMNNKAGDSFVDLGQNKRPRAEEKTTKSPSDCVSTQSVGTSSNQTQGTTEETRVVMVDKVIHVSQVASEKVDVLSNPNEEPGDNLQNPRADQFNHDEIIDQLNSKTIQEDILLHDSSALGNME from the exons ATGGAGGTTTCCACGCCTCGGTCAATGGCTACTCCCATTAGTTCTACGAAGCACTTATCCATAACGCCGGGTTCTAGGGTTTTGAGAAGCCCTCTCAGTGATGAAGAGATTTGGAAACGCCTCAAGGAATCTGGATTTGACGAGGAATCGATTAAGCAGAAAGACAAAGCTGCCCTTGTTGCTTACATCGCCAAGCTCGAAGCTGAG ATATATGATCACCAGCATCACATGGGCCTTCTCATAATGGAGAGAAGGGAATTGGCTTCCAAGTATGAGCAAGTTAAGACCTTGGCTGAGTCTTCTGAGTTAATGCATAAACATGATTCAGCCATGACTAAATCTGCTTTAACTGAAGCACGACAACGCGAAGAAAgtttgaagaagacagtaggtgTCAAAGAAGCATGCATAGCAAGT CTTGAGAAGGCGTTACATGAGATGCGTACTGAATGTGCTGAAACCAAGGTTGCAGCTGAGAGTAAAATTGCAGAAGCACACCAGTTGATAGATGAAGCTCAGAAAAAATTTACGGAGGCTGAGGCGATGATGCGTTCGGCTGAGTCTTTGCAAGCAGAGGCTAACCGATTTACTGGTGTTGCAGAAAGGAAGCTTCGTGATGTGGAAGCACGGGAAGATAACCTAAGGCGGCAAATCATTACTTTCAAGTCAGA TTGTGATGAAAAGGACAAGGAGATCATACTTGAGAGGCAATCCCTTTCTGAAAGGCAGAAGGTTTTACAGCAAGAACAGGAAAGGCTACTTCAATCACAAACGTTGCTCAATGAGAGAGAGGATCACATTTTTAGTAGGTCTCAGGAACTAGATCGTCTTCAAAGAGAATTAGAGGATACAAAAAAGGAGTTTGAGAAGGAACGTGAAGCCCTTCATGATGAGAAAACCAATCTAAAACTGATGGATGCCACTCTAAGACAAAGAGAAGAG GTACTTGCTAAACGGGAAACCGAGCTGAACAAGAAAGAGCAAGAGTTGGTTGAATTTCAAGGAAAACTTGCTAGTAGAGAATGT GATGAAATTCAGAAAGCTATAGCTGGTCAGGAAGCTgcattgaaaacaagaaaacatgaGTTGGAAACTGAGCTACAAATGCACCGGAAATTGGTTCAAAATGAAATCGAGACGAAGAGAAGAGCTTGGGAATTGAAGGAGGTTGATCTTAAACAAAGGGAGGACCAAATCTTGGAAAGGGAGCATGATTTGGATGTTCGGTCAAGGTCACTGAGGGATAAGGAGAAGGAACTGGAAGATCTGTCAAGTACTCttgaagaaaaagataaaagctTGAGAGCTGCTGAGAAGgaatttgaattaaataaaaCCCTTTTGCAAAAGGAGAAACATGAAATTGAACAAACAAAACAAGATCTGCAGAAGTCTTTGGCATCTTTGGAGGATAAAGGAAGACAAGTTGATAATGCAAAGGAGTTATTTGAGGCCATGAAAAGTGAAACAGGTGACCTGTCAATTTTTGAAATGAAACTGAAGGAAGAGATTGACCTTGTAAGATCCCAGAAATTGGAGCTTTTGGCCGAAGCAGATAAGCTTAAAGCTGAGAATGCAAAGTTTGAAGCTGAGTGGGAGCTTCTTGATGAAAAGAAAGACGAGTTGCAGAAGGAAGCCGAATTTGTTGCAGAGGAGAGGAAGGCTGTTTCCACTTTCATTAAGAATGAGCGTGACAAgctaagagaagaaaaagaaaatatgcggAATCAGTACTCCCAGGACTTGGCATCACTTGCAAGTGAGCGGGAAAGATTCTTGAACAAGATGGCACTTGAACATTCTGAGTGGTTTACCAAGATGCAGCAGGAGCGAGCAGATTTTTTGCGGGACATTGAGATGCAAAAGAGGGAGCTGAATAACCTAATTGAGAAGAGGCGCGAAGAAGTGGAAAGTTATTTGAAAGAAAGAGAAATGGCTTTTGAGGAAGAAAAGAATAGGGAACTCCAATATATTAATGTTCTTAAGGAAAAAGCTGTAAAAGAGTTGGAACAGGTTTCCTTTGAGATGGAAAGGCTTCAGAATGAGCGTGCAGAGATAAATCTGGATCGAGAACAGAGAAACAGGGAATGGGCCGAGTTAACTAACTGCATTAAGGAACTAGAGGCTCAAAGGGATAAGCTCCAGAAGCAGAGAGAATTGTTGCATGCTGATAGGATTGAAATCAGTGCTCATATGGAAGAATTGAAGAAGCTAGAGGATTTGAAAGTTGTCTCCGAAGACATTGCTGTTGTTAAATTGCTTAATTCCGACATGGAATCTAACCGGCAGAAAATATCTGCAAGGAAAAACTTGAAGCAGATGATTCTTCAGCAGAATGTTGATAAGACCAGAAATGAATTAGTTGCTTCACTTGTGAAGAAATCACCTGCTTCTCCTGGCCCTATTCTCTCGTTGCTTAAAGCCTGCACACAAAGGTTTTCCAGAACTCCAGACAAGTCCATTATGGCAAATGAGGGTACGCACCTCATATCTGGTACCAGTAATGGTAATGTTAGCAGTGGACAGCGGCATGTTGAAAATGACAACCCACCTGGTAAATCTAGCCATAGCCAACAAACAGGATTTTCTTTTGGAGAACCAAAAGTAATAGTCGAAGTTCCTTCTCGGGTTGAAGATGCCAGCAGAGCAAGCGCCATTGAATCTGAAACTAAAGATGTGAATGGAAAAGCTGCTTTATTTTCTGGACGACGGAAAAGGGGAAGTTCCAACATGAACAATAAAGCTGGTGATTCGTTTGTAGATCTGGGACAGAATAAGAGACCAAGAGCAGAAGAGAAGACAACCAAAAGTCCTTCTGACTG TGTCTCGACCCAGTCTGTGGGTACATCATCAAATCAAACCCAAGGGACCACTGAAGAAACTCGTGTGGTAATGGTAGATAAGGTCATTCATGTGTCACAAGTGGCTTCTGAGAAAGTTGATGTTCTGTCCAACCCTAATGAGGAGCCTGGAGATAATTTGCAGAATCCCAGAGCAGATCAATTCAATCATGACGAAATAATTGATCAATTGAATTCCAAAACTATACAAGAAGATATTTTACTTCATGATTCCAGTGCATTGGGAAATATGGAATAA
- the LOC112800785 gene encoding uncharacterized protein isoform X1, translating to MAVQHFFTTLFFSLFITSLSSSFQPLASSSSPFNHPPRFPTTTNHPRSQARPNEAQAPDYRYETRYFTQQLDHFSFLELPTFQQRYLINTEHWVGPQRLGPIFFYCGNEGDIVWFAENTGFLWEIAPQFGAMVVFPEHRYYGESVPYGGREEAYKNATTLSYLTAEQALADFAVLITDLKQNLSATDCPVVLFGGSYGGMLAAWMRLKYPHIAIGALAASAPILQFEDIVPLETFYDIVSSDFKRESSTCFNYIKHSWNEITSIGQTRNGLVQLSNTFHFCQPLNKTDDLWNWLESAYSYLAMVDYPYPANFMMPLPGHPIKEVCKQIDGQPAGTSLLERIYEGVNVYYNYTGETKCFELDEDPHGLSGWNWQACTEMVMPMSCDPESSMFPPYKFNYSDYEEGCVRNYGVKPRPKWITTEFGGHKIDATLKKFGSNLIFSNGLLDPWSGGSVLQNISESVVALVTEEGAHHLDLRASTQNDPDWLVEQRATEIKLIKGWITEYHQKNKVMFDML from the exons ATGGCAGTACAACATTTTTTCACCacactcttcttctctctcttcatcACCTCCCTTTCTTCCTCTTTCCAACCTCTAGCATCATCATCGTCGCCATTCAACCATCCCCCGCGGTTCCCAACCACAACAAATCACCCCCGGTCCCAAGCCCGGCCCAATGAGGCCCAGGCACCAGACTACCGCTACGAAACCCGATACTTCACGCAGCAACTTGACCACTTCAGCTTCTTGGAGCTCCCCACTTTCCAGCAGCGGTACCTCATCAACACCGAGCACTGGGTGGGCCCACAGCGACTGGGCCCCATCTTCTTCTACTGCGGCAACGAAGGGGACATAGTATGGTTCGCCGAAAACACCGGATTCCTATGGGAAATCGCGCCACAGTTCGGCGCCATGGTGGTTTTTCCCGAA CATCGTTATTATGGTGAGTCAGTGCCTTATGGGGGCAGAGAAGAGGCGTATAAGAATGCGACGACGCTGTCGTATCTAACGGCTGAGCAGGCGCTCGCTGACTTTGCTGTTCTGATCACTGATCTGAAGCAGAACCTTTCGGCCACGGATTGTCCTGTTGTCTTGTTTGGTGGATCTTATGGTGGAA TGTTAGCAGCATGGATGAGACTCAAGTACCCTCATATTGCTATTGGGGCACTTGCTGCTTCAGCTCCAATTCTCCAATTTGAAGACATTGTGCCACTTGAAACGTTCTATGACATTGTTTCCAGTGATTTTAAG CGTGAGAGTTCTACTTGCTTTAACTACATAAAACACTCGTGGAATGAGATAACATCAATAGGTCAGACGCGTAATGGCCTTGTGCAACTGTCCAACACTTTCCACTTCTGTCA GCCATTGAATAAGACTGATGATCTATGGAACTGGTTGGAGTCTGCATATAGTTATTTAGCAATGGTGGACTACCCGTATCCTGCTAACTTTATGATGCCTTTGCCTGGACACCCCATCAAGGAG GTTTGCAAACAGATTGATGGCCAACCTGCTGGGACTAGTCTTCTGGAGCGCATCTATGAAGGAGTGAATGTCTACTACAATTATACTGGAGAAACTAAGTGTTTTGAGTTGGATGAAGATCCTCATGGCTTGAGTGGTTGGAACTGGCAG GCTTGCACTGAAATGGTTATGCCAATGTCTTGTGACCCAGAGTCCAGCATGTTTCCCCCGTATAAGTTTAATTACTCTGATTACGAAGAGGGATGCGTCAGAAATTACGGAGTGAAGCCAAGGCCGAAATGGATTACTACGGAGTTTGGTGGACAT AAAATTGATGCCACCTTGAAGAAATTCGGAAGCAATTTGATTTTCTCAAATGGCCTATTGGATCCATGGAGTGGTGGCAG TGTTTTGCAGAATATATCTGAAAGTGTTGTTGCCCTTGTCACTGAAGAAG GTGCACACCACCTAGATTTGCGTGCTTCGACACAGAATGATCCTGATTGGCTTGTGGAGCAGAGGGCTACTGAGATCAAGctaatcaaaggttggatcacTGAGTACCATCAGAAAAATAAGGTCATGTTCGATATGTTGTAG
- the LOC112800785 gene encoding uncharacterized protein isoform X2: protein MAVQHFFTTLFFSLFITSLSSSFQPLASSSSPFNHPPRFPTTTNHPRSQARPNEAQAPDYRYETRYFTQQLDHFSFLELPTFQQRYLINTEHWVGPQRLGPIFFYCGNEGDIVWFAENTGFLWEIAPQFGAMVVFPEHRYYGESVPYGGREEAYKNATTLSYLTAEQALADFAVLITDLKQNLSATDCPVVLFGGSYGGMLAAWMRLKYPHIAIGALAASAPILQFEDIVPLETFYDIVSSDFKRESSTCFNYIKHSWNEITSIGQTRNGLVQLSNTFHFCQPLNKTDDLWNWLESAYSYLAMVDYPYPANFMMPLPGHPIKEVCKQIDGQPAGTSLLERIYEGVNVYYNYTGETKCFELDEDPHGLSGWNWQACTEMVMPMSCDPESSMFPPYKFNYSDYEEGCVRNYGVKPRPKWITTEFGGHAVATKCR, encoded by the exons ATGGCAGTACAACATTTTTTCACCacactcttcttctctctcttcatcACCTCCCTTTCTTCCTCTTTCCAACCTCTAGCATCATCATCGTCGCCATTCAACCATCCCCCGCGGTTCCCAACCACAACAAATCACCCCCGGTCCCAAGCCCGGCCCAATGAGGCCCAGGCACCAGACTACCGCTACGAAACCCGATACTTCACGCAGCAACTTGACCACTTCAGCTTCTTGGAGCTCCCCACTTTCCAGCAGCGGTACCTCATCAACACCGAGCACTGGGTGGGCCCACAGCGACTGGGCCCCATCTTCTTCTACTGCGGCAACGAAGGGGACATAGTATGGTTCGCCGAAAACACCGGATTCCTATGGGAAATCGCGCCACAGTTCGGCGCCATGGTGGTTTTTCCCGAA CATCGTTATTATGGTGAGTCAGTGCCTTATGGGGGCAGAGAAGAGGCGTATAAGAATGCGACGACGCTGTCGTATCTAACGGCTGAGCAGGCGCTCGCTGACTTTGCTGTTCTGATCACTGATCTGAAGCAGAACCTTTCGGCCACGGATTGTCCTGTTGTCTTGTTTGGTGGATCTTATGGTGGAA TGTTAGCAGCATGGATGAGACTCAAGTACCCTCATATTGCTATTGGGGCACTTGCTGCTTCAGCTCCAATTCTCCAATTTGAAGACATTGTGCCACTTGAAACGTTCTATGACATTGTTTCCAGTGATTTTAAG CGTGAGAGTTCTACTTGCTTTAACTACATAAAACACTCGTGGAATGAGATAACATCAATAGGTCAGACGCGTAATGGCCTTGTGCAACTGTCCAACACTTTCCACTTCTGTCA GCCATTGAATAAGACTGATGATCTATGGAACTGGTTGGAGTCTGCATATAGTTATTTAGCAATGGTGGACTACCCGTATCCTGCTAACTTTATGATGCCTTTGCCTGGACACCCCATCAAGGAG GTTTGCAAACAGATTGATGGCCAACCTGCTGGGACTAGTCTTCTGGAGCGCATCTATGAAGGAGTGAATGTCTACTACAATTATACTGGAGAAACTAAGTGTTTTGAGTTGGATGAAGATCCTCATGGCTTGAGTGGTTGGAACTGGCAG GCTTGCACTGAAATGGTTATGCCAATGTCTTGTGACCCAGAGTCCAGCATGTTTCCCCCGTATAAGTTTAATTACTCTGATTACGAAGAGGGATGCGTCAGAAATTACGGAGTGAAGCCAAGGCCGAAATGGATTACTACGGAGTTTGGTGGACAT GCGGTAGCAACAAAATGTAGATAG